In a genomic window of Gossypium arboreum isolate Shixiya-1 chromosome 9, ASM2569848v2, whole genome shotgun sequence:
- the LOC108454373 gene encoding uncharacterized protein LOC108454373 — MSLSLQSSPSSFLSSSLPKLRLGFPNGCPSSSLLFKFNASFPAIRASSGFSSSLDTGLRTELDAVSTFSEIVPDTVIFDDFEKFPPTAATVSSSLLLGILSLPDTIFRNAVDMALADSTCSRLDNPELRLVCFFNKALVNVGGDLAKLVPGRVSTEVDARLAYDTHGIIRRVHDLLKLYNEIDVPPERLLFKIPSTWQGIEASRLLESEGIQTHLTFVYSFAQAAAAAQAGASVIQIFVGRVRDWARNHSGDPEIEAAIQRGEDPGLGLVTKAYNYIHKYGHKSKLMAAAVRNKQDLFSLLGVDYIIAPLKILQSLKESITAPDEKYSYIRRLSPQSAANHDFTAEELTKWDQLSLASAMGPASMQLLAAGLEGYVNQANRVEELLDKIWPPPNV, encoded by the exons atgTCACTCTCCTTGCAATCTTCGCCTTCATCATTTCTCTCTTCTTCTCTACCAAAATTAAGATTGGGATTTCCAAATGGGTGTCCTTCTTCCAGCCTACTCTTCAAATTCAACGCATCTTTTCCAGCTATTCGTGCTTCCTCGGGCTTCTCTTCTTCTCTCGACACTG GGTTAAGAACTGAATTGGATGCTGTGTCTACTTTCAGTGAGATAGTTCCTGACACTGTCatctttgatgattttgaaaa GTTTCCACCAACAGCTGCAACTGTTAGCTCTTCACTTCTGTTGGGTATATTGAGCCTTCCAGATACCATTTTTAGA aaTGCTGTGGATATGGCCTTGGCGGATTCAACTTGTTCTAGGCTTGACAATCCTGAACTGAGGTTGGTTTGTTTCTTTAACAAG GCTTTAGTAAATGTTGGTGGTGACTTGGCAAAGCTAGTTCCAGGTCGAGTTTCAACTGAAGTGGATGCACGTCTGGCTTATGATACACATGGTATTATTAGGAGG GTTCATGACTTACTGAAGTTGTATAATGAGATTGATGTTCCACCTGAGCGCTTATTGTTTAAAATTCCTTCAACTTGGCAA GGAATAGAAGCCTCAAGATTGCTTGAATCTGAGGGTATACAAACACATTTAACTTTTGTTTATAG CTTTGCTCAAGCTGCAGCTGCAGCCCAAGCTGGTGCTTCTGTTATTCAGATTTTTGTTGGCCGTGTTAGG GATTGGGCACGCAATCATTCTGGTGACCCTGAGATTGAAGCTGCCATTCAAAGAGGAGAGGATCCCGGGTTAGGTCTG GTGACAAAAGCTTATAACTACATTCACAAATATGGACATAAATCAAAGCTTATGGCTGCAGCAGTTCGAAACAAGCAGGATTTATTCAGTTTGCTGGG GGTTGATTATATCATTGCACCGTTGAAGATATTGCAGTCGCTGAAAGAATCAATTACTGCTCCTGATGAGAAGTACTCTTACATTAGGAGGCTTTCCCCACAGTCTGCTGCCAACCACGATTTCACTGCTGAAGAG CTCACAAAGTGGGACCAATTAAGCCTTGCATCAGCTATGGGACCTGCATCTATGCAGCTTCTGGCTGCTGGACTTGAAGGATACGTTAATCAAGCGAATCGAGTCGAGGAATTACTTGACAAGATTTGGCCGCCTCCTAATGTCTAA
- the LOC108457392 gene encoding beta-ketoacyl-[acyl-carrier-protein] synthase III A, chloroplastic isoform X2 codes for MPKLVRKGCKLVGCGSAVPSLSVSNDDLSKIVDTSDEWISVRTGIRNRRVMSGKESLKKLAVEAAQKALEMADFDPNDLDLILMCTSTPEDIFGSAPQIQRELGCRNSPLAYDITAACSGFVLGLISAASHIRGGGFRNVLVIGADGLSRFVDWTDRGTCILFGDAAGAVLVQACDAEEDGLLSFDLHSDGEGGRHLGAPINDNETDELLGSNGSALDFPPKKSSYSCIQMNGKEVFRFAVRCVPQSIESALEKAGLVSGNVDWLLLHQANQRIIDAVATRLDFPQEKVISNLANYGNTSAASIPLALDEAIRSGKVKPGHTIAAAGFGAGLTWGSAIIRWG; via the exons GCTTGTCAGGAAAGGCTGTAAGTTAGTTGGCTGCGGGTCAGCAGTGCCATCTCTTTCTGTTTCCAATGATGATCTTTCGAAAATAGTTGATACATCTGATGAATGGATCTCTGTCCGCACTGGAATACGAAATCGACGGGTAATGTCAG GAAAGGAAAGTTTGAAAAAGCTAGCAGTTGAAGCGGCACAGAAAGCTCTTGAAATGGCAGATTTTGATCCTAACGATCTTGACCTAATCTTGATGTGCACATCTACTCCAGAAGATATTTTTGGTTCTGCTCCACAG ATCCAAAGAGAGCTTGGCTGCAGAAATTCTCCTTTAGCTTATGATATTACAGCTGCTTGTAGCGGATTTGTGCTGGGTCTGATCTCAGCTGCTAGTCACATTAGGG GAGGTGGGTTTCGTAATGTGTTGGTGATCGGTGCTGATGGTCTTTCTCGATTTGTTGATTGGACTGATAGAGGGACATGTATCCTCTTTGGGGATGCCGCAGGTGCTGTACTAGTTCAG GCCTGTGATGCTGAGGAGGATGGTTTATTAAGCTTTGACTTGCATAGTGATGGTGAGGGTGGAAG ACATCTTGGTGCCCCCATAAATGATAATGAAACTGATGAGCTGTTGGGTTCAAATGGTTCGGCATTAGATTTCCCTCCGAAAAAGTCCTCTTATTCCTGCATACAGATGAATGGCAAAGAAGTTTTTCGCTTTGCTGTGCGATGTGTACCACAATCGATCGAGTCTGCCTTGGAAAAAGCTGGTCTTGTTTCAGGCAATGTTGACTGGTTATTGCTCCATCAG GCAAACCAGAGGATTATCGATGCAGTCGCAACACGGTTAGACTTCCCCCAGGAAAAAGTCATATCAAATTTGGCGAATTATGGTAATACGAGTGCCGCATCTATTCCTTTGGCATTGGACGAAGCCATCCGAAGCGGAAAGGTGAAGCCAGGCCATACGATTGCAGCTGCAGGTTTTGGTGCAGGTTTAACATGGGGATCTGCAATTATTAGATGGGGATGA